The following coding sequences lie in one Gymnogyps californianus isolate 813 chromosome 18, ASM1813914v2, whole genome shotgun sequence genomic window:
- the DBH gene encoding LOW QUALITY PROTEIN: dopamine beta-hydroxylase (The sequence of the model RefSeq protein was modified relative to this genomic sequence to represent the inferred CDS: deleted 1 base in 1 codon) produces MQLKSITYPACPGGPAHKGQSQARGCRPAQMQTSGSKPCPCPSFKLREVASMYFTMIAVFLVILVVALQGSAPHRSDFPYKVPLDPQGLLELSWNVSYPEQAVYFQLLVRDLQFGLLFGMSDRGEFENADLAVLWSDGHNSYFGDAWSDAKGQLHMDSQQDYQLLGARRAPEGLYLLFRRAFSTCDPKDYLIEDGTVHLVYGILEKPVHSLQAINISAIHRGLQRVQLLKPNITVPELPSDMKTMEITAPDVVIPSQETTYWCYMAELPDGFPKHHIIMYEPVITAGNEALVHHMEVFQCAAEFDSFPHYNGPCDSKMKPDRLNYCRHVLAAWAMGAQAFYYPEEAGLAFGGPGSSRYLRLEIHYHNPLVFKGRRDSSGIRLYYTATLRRYDAGIMELGLVYTPVMAIPPGEDAFVLTGYCTDKCTQLALPAAGIHIFASQLHTHLAGRKVVTVLSRDGRERQVVNADGHYSPHFQEIRMLKEVVAVFPGDELITTCTYNTEDRSRATVGGFGILEEMCVNYVHYYPQTQLELCKSAVDPGYLHRYFNLVNRFNDEEVCTCPQVSVPQQFFSVPWNTFNRDVLKSLYNFVPISMHCNKSSAVRFPGEWEKQPLPTITERLREPVPRCPPAPGPRPAAPVPLNLGKLRRD; encoded by the exons ATGCAATTAAAGAGTATCACTTACCCGGCTTGCCCAGGAGGGCCAGCGCATAAAGGGCAAAGCCAGGCGCGCGGGTGCCGTCCTGCCCAG ATGCAGACCTCTGGGAGCaagccctgcccctgccccagcttcAAGCTGCGGGAAGTGGCATCCATGTACTTCACCATGATCGCCGTGTTTCTGGTCATCTTGGTGGTGGCCCTGCAGGGCTCGGCACCCCACAGGAGTGATTTTCCCTACAAGGTGCCCCTCGATCCCCAGGGGCTGCTTGAGCTCTCCTGGAACGTCAGCTATCCCGAGCAAGCCGTGTATTTCCAGCTCCTCGTCAGGGACCTGCAGTTCGGGCTCCTCTTTGGGATGTCGGACAGGGGCGAGTTTGAGAACGCGGACCTGGCCGTGCTCTGGAGCGACGGGCATAATTCCTATTTTGGG GATGCCTGGAGCGATGCCAAGGGGCAGCTCCACATGGACTCGCAGCAGGACTACCAGCTCCTCGGGGCTCGGAGGGCTCCTGAGGGGCTCTACCTGCTCTTCAGAAGAGCCTTCAGCACCTGTGACCCCAAGGACTACCTTATAGAG GATGGCACCGTGCACCTTGTCTACGGGATCCTGGAGAAACCGGTCCATTCCCTCCAAGCCATCAACATCTCTGCCATCCACAGGGGACTGCAGAGGGTGCAGCTGCTAAAGCCCAACATCACTGTCCCTGAACTGCCCAGTGACATGAAGACCATGGAGATAACGGCCCCTGATGTTGTCATTCCCAGCCAGGAGACAACGTACTGGTGTTACATGGCAGAACTCCCAGACGGCTTCCCCAAACATCACATTATCATG TATGAGCCAGTGATCACGGCGGGCAACGAGGCCCTGGTCCACCACATGGAAGTCTTCCAGTGCGCTGCCGAGTTCGACAGCTTCCCCCATTACAATGGGCCCTGCGACTCCAAGATGAAGCCAGACCGGCTCAACTACTGCAGGCACGTGCTTGCAGCGTGGGCCATGGGAGCGCAG GCTTTCTATTACCCTGAAGAAGCAGGTCTTGCCTTCGGTGGTCCCGGCTCCTCCAGATATTTGCGCCTTGAGATTCATTACCACAATCCCCTGGTGTTCAAAG GTCGCCGCGACTCCTCGGGGATCCGCCTCTACTACACGGCCACCCTGCGACGCTACGACGCTGGCATCATGGAGCTGGGCTTGGTCTACACGCCGGTGATGGCCATTCCCCCGGGCGAGGATGCCTTCGTCCTCACCGGCTATTGCACGGACAAATGCACCCAGCTG gctctgcctgctgccggCATCCACATCTTCGCCTCCCAGCTCCACACTCACCTGGCAGGAAGAAAAGTGGTGACAGTGCTGTCCCGGGACGGGAGAGAGCGGCAGGTCGTGAACGCCGATGGTCACTACAGCCCTCACTTCCAG gaGATCCGCATGCTGAAGGAGGTGGTTGCAGTTTTTCCA GGCGACGAACTCATCACAACCTGCACATACAACACGGAGGACCGGAGCCGAGCCACCGTG GGCGGGTTTGGCATCCTGGAGGAGATGTGCGTGAACTACGTGCACTACTACCCCCAGACGCAGCTGGAGCTGTGCAAAAGCGCTGTGGATCCAGGCTACCTGCACCGATACTTCAACCTCGTGAACAG GTTTAATGACGAGGAGGTCTGCACGTGCCCGCAGGTCTCCGTCCCACAGCAGTTTTTCTCCGTCCCCTGGAACACGTTCAACAGAGACGTGCTGAAATCCCTCTACAACTTTGTTCCGATCTCGATGCACTGCAACAAATCTTCAGCCGTCCGGTTCCCG GGTGAGTGGGAGAAGCAGCCGCTTCCCACCATCACCGAGAGGCTGCGGGAGCCCGTCCctcgctgcccgcccgccccggggcctCGGCCTGCCGCCCCCGTCCCCCTCAACCTGGGCAAGCTCAGGAGGGACTGA